AAGCTCCACCATCACCTTGCTTTGCGGTTCATCCTCCAGATTCTGAATATCCTGAATCGCCAGCGCCTGCACGGCCTCCAACTCTTCTTCCGGAAAGTGAGGCCTCTGCAGGAGATCCGCATAGAGTTTTAAGGCGGGCGTCAGATTCGTGGCCAGGGTAACGCCGCCAAAGTGCAGGTTGATTCCGCCAGTGCTCTCGGAACGGTCGACACCGAGATTGTCTAGGGCGTCGGAAAACTGTCGACTATCGAGTTCCCCCGCCCCCCGCGTAATCAGATCCGTCAACAGTCCACTTAGCCCGAGTTTATCGACCGGGTCGTACGCCCCGCCCGCGCGGACCATGAAGCTGAAGGCCGCCGAACGTACGTGGGGCAATCGTTCGGCCAGGAGTGTCATCCCATTCGGAAGGATGTGCGTGTAAATGAGTTGTTGCATTGGGAAAGAATACGAAATTTGTGAGCAGAACGGGAGAGTGGTTCGACAGGGCGAAACTATCGAACCACGATAAATATAACTTTTTGGACAAACTACGGAGCGATGCCGGGGGTCGATTTTTTGGCTTTGCGATCGCCTCGCAAATCCTGTCGAGTCAACTCCAACTCCGTCAGGGTGTATTCGTAAACGTCGCGGAAAAAGATTTCTTCTGAAAACAGGTCCAGCTCGCGAATTCTCCCGATGCGTACAGCGCTGTTATCGAGCAGATCGTGAATGGCGGGCATGGTAAATCCGTTCAGCACTCGCTTCAGTTGTTGCAAGCAGGCCGGGCGATCGAATTCCATGAATAAACGGAAGCAATCGCGGAAAAAGCCGTAGTGAGCCTTTTCATCGATGCTCAAATAATTCAGGATCGCTTCGAGTGCGGGGTCTTTCCCCATCTCTTGCGTGCGATTGCGGAGATTCCGGTAATTCAGGAAGGTAGCATGTTCCTGCACCATGGCATAGCAGAGCATGCCCAGATTATTATCGTGTGGCAGATTCCATTCCCGCTCGAACACTTTCTTTTCGAGATCCGCCATGTACTCTTCGGTGCGCGCCCCGGATTGGAGCAGCCAATCGTTCAGCACCAGTGAGTGTTTCGATTCCTCATATCCCCAGTTCGCGTAAAACCAGACGCGTCCTTTACTGTTGCGAACAATAGGGAGAATCTTTGAGGTGAAGTCGGGAAGATAAAGCTCGACTGCACAGAAAGTCTCCACCACATCCGCTATCACGGGACTGAGAGATTTGTTAACTTGATTCCAGGGGATATCGTGCCGAATGTTCCAGCGCCGTTTCTTCTCCGCTTTATCGAAGAAATCACGGTAGAGCACCCATAACTTCTTCTCGAGTTCGAGACAGGACAAAGGCTGTTCGGGCTCTGCTTGAGATTGGACGAGATGTTCATTCCCGTTCTGAGTCGTCATCGTTCCTGATTCCGATTTTTTAAATTGTGGTGTGGGGCATATACTGTCCGTGATGCCACAAGCAGCACAACATTGGTACGCAATATATTCTATGGAGTTCAGATCTAATGAGAACCTCTAGCTTCCTAATAACCGCACTTTTTTCCGGGATTTTCGCCACTTTTTCGGCAGCCGGTGAGTACAACAAAGTTCTCAAAATTGGGGATAAAGCCCCCTCGTTTACTCCTCTGCCCGGCACCGATGGAAAAAGCCATTCGCTGGAAGAATGGAAGGATAAAAAAGCACTTGTAATATTCTTCACGTGCAACAGTTGCCCCACGGCCGAGGATTACGAAGACCGAGTTATTCGCTTTACCAAAAAATATTCTTCTCGATCCGTGGGAGTAGTGGCCTTCTGTGTGAACAAGATCGCGGATGACAGCATGGAAAAAATGAAGGAGAAGGCCGAGAAGAAAAAATTCCCCTTCGTCTATCTTCGGGATGACTCCCAGAAGATCGCCAAAGATTTTGGAGCGAGCTACACTCCTGAGTTCTTTCTGCTCGATCAGGACCGCAAAGTAGTTTACATGGGGGCATTCGACGACAAGAATACCGAAGCCGAAGCGAAAGTCAATTATCTGGAGTTGGCAACCGAGGCGTTACTGAAAGGCGACAAGATTGAGAAGGCCGAAACACTGGCTCGCGGATGCATGATTCGCTACATCCGCAAGCGGGACTGACGAAATATCAACCTTTGAGCAAGCCGTAATTAACCAGTGTCTGCCGAACTTTCTCTACGCCCGCGGCATCCATGGCACACATCGGCAATCGCAATTCTCCAGTATCGCGGCCCAGTAGTTTCATGGCCGTCTTTAGCGGAATCGGATTGGTGGCCGCACTGAGCATATCGCGGCAGAGCGGGAACAATTTCTTATGCCAGGTAATTGCCGTGGCAACATCGCCGGCTTTAAATGCGTTTACCATCGCCTTCAGGTCGCGCGGCACGATATTGCCGACGACCGACACCACACCGCGACCGCCAATACTCATCAATGGCAGCGTCAGGGAATCGTCTCCCGAAAGAATTGTGATGTCGCAACCACTGGCGATGCTCGACGCCTGATCGAGCGAACCGGTCGCTTCCTTGATTGCCACAATTGTGGGAATATCTTTAGCGAGACGGATAATGGTTTCTGGCAGAATATTGGAACCGGTTCGGCCCGGAATGTTGTAGAGGACCAGCGGCAGATCGCAGGCCGCGGCGATGGAGGCGAAGTGCTGGTAATAGCCTTCCTGAGTTGGCTTGTTGTAATAGGGACCCACTTGCAACGACCCGTTAGCGCCCGCCTTCTTGGCCGCTTTGGTGAGTCGAATCGCTTCGCGAGTACTGTTTGAGCCCGTACCGGCCATGACTTTGATGCGACCGGCGGCTTTCTCAATGACCGTCGCAATCACGCGTTCGTGTTCTTCGTGGTCCAGCGTCGGCGATTCGCCCGTCGTGCCGA
The genomic region above belongs to Telmatocola sphagniphila and contains:
- the dapA gene encoding 4-hydroxy-tetrahydrodipicolinate synthase, translating into MTRGEMFAGVSVAIITPFKNGEVDYAALAKLVDWHIEQGTDCLVPVGTTGESPTLDHEEHERVIATVIEKAAGRIKVMAGTGSNSTREAIRLTKAAKKAGANGSLQVGPYYNKPTQEGYYQHFASIAAACDLPLVLYNIPGRTGSNILPETIIRLAKDIPTIVAIKEATGSLDQASSIASGCDITILSGDDSLTLPLMSIGGRGVVSVVGNIVPRDLKAMVNAFKAGDVATAITWHKKLFPLCRDMLSAATNPIPLKTAMKLLGRDTGELRLPMCAMDAAGVEKVRQTLVNYGLLKG
- a CDS encoding thioredoxin family protein: MRTSSFLITALFSGIFATFSAAGEYNKVLKIGDKAPSFTPLPGTDGKSHSLEEWKDKKALVIFFTCNSCPTAEDYEDRVIRFTKKYSSRSVGVVAFCVNKIADDSMEKMKEKAEKKKFPFVYLRDDSQKIAKDFGASYTPEFFLLDQDRKVVYMGAFDDKNTEAEAKVNYLELATEALLKGDKIEKAETLARGCMIRYIRKRD
- a CDS encoding acyl-ACP desaturase → MTTQNGNEHLVQSQAEPEQPLSCLELEKKLWVLYRDFFDKAEKKRRWNIRHDIPWNQVNKSLSPVIADVVETFCAVELYLPDFTSKILPIVRNSKGRVWFYANWGYEESKHSLVLNDWLLQSGARTEEYMADLEKKVFEREWNLPHDNNLGMLCYAMVQEHATFLNYRNLRNRTQEMGKDPALEAILNYLSIDEKAHYGFFRDCFRLFMEFDRPACLQQLKRVLNGFTMPAIHDLLDNSAVRIGRIRELDLFSEEIFFRDVYEYTLTELELTRQDLRGDRKAKKSTPGIAP